In Nocardioides sp. zg-1228, a single window of DNA contains:
- a CDS encoding sulfotransferase family protein — translation MPTSPVQPDALSHAQPDTQPGTPLVLVSGSGRSGTSSLAGTLKRLGLHVPQPEVEASETNPRGFYEPQWVIDFHKRHLKELALFNIDSRPAAVDIVARYVETGVPTGELHEWLAGQLAERQPGDQVVVKDPHAFWFAQVWEVVSAELGADLRWLTALRHPAEVVGSRDIAYLSSQPDELRLTKETSNVAGWVHAALLTEQAGRGSKRAFVKYVDLLADWRAALAPVQQQLELAFDTDLSAPASEREHHPVDDFIEPSMRKSQLTWDDVRTPDWLRDMAEEVWQLLGVLTTTPHDPDTLAALDTIHADYNARYADAVALTFDHTKAESTLAARQAREAQRATVQQLRRDLEQARRGQQAVVGGREAAAILRRAVVRRVTRR, via the coding sequence ATGCCGACGTCCCCTGTCCAGCCGGACGCCCTCTCGCACGCGCAGCCCGACACGCAGCCGGGCACCCCGCTGGTGCTGGTCTCCGGGTCCGGTCGCAGCGGCACGAGCTCGCTCGCCGGCACGCTGAAGCGGCTGGGCCTCCACGTGCCGCAGCCCGAGGTGGAGGCGTCCGAGACCAACCCGCGCGGGTTCTACGAGCCGCAGTGGGTCATCGACTTCCACAAGCGGCACCTCAAGGAGCTCGCGCTCTTCAACATCGACAGCCGCCCCGCGGCCGTCGACATCGTCGCCCGCTACGTCGAGACCGGCGTCCCGACCGGCGAGCTGCACGAGTGGCTCGCCGGCCAGCTCGCCGAGCGCCAGCCCGGCGACCAGGTCGTGGTGAAGGACCCCCACGCATTCTGGTTCGCGCAGGTGTGGGAGGTCGTCAGCGCCGAGCTCGGCGCCGACCTGCGCTGGCTCACCGCGCTGCGGCACCCGGCCGAGGTGGTCGGCTCGCGCGACATCGCCTACCTCTCCAGCCAGCCCGACGAGCTGCGGCTGACCAAGGAGACGTCCAACGTCGCCGGGTGGGTGCACGCCGCGCTGCTCACCGAGCAGGCCGGCCGCGGCTCCAAGCGGGCGTTCGTGAAGTACGTCGACCTGCTGGCCGACTGGCGCGCGGCGCTCGCGCCGGTGCAGCAGCAGCTCGAGCTCGCCTTCGACACCGACCTGTCGGCGCCCGCCTCCGAGCGCGAGCACCACCCGGTCGACGACTTCATCGAGCCGTCGATGCGCAAGTCGCAGCTCACCTGGGACGACGTGCGCACCCCCGACTGGCTGCGCGACATGGCCGAGGAGGTCTGGCAGCTGCTCGGCGTGCTCACCACCACCCCGCACGACCCCGACACGCTGGCCGCGCTCGACACGATCCACGCCGACTACAACGCCCGCTACGCCGACGCCGTCGCACTCACGTTCGACCACACCAAGGCCGAGTCGACGCTCGCCGCGCGCCAGGCGCGCGAGGCCCAGCGGGCCACCGTGCAGCAGCTGCGACGCGACCTCGAGCAGGCCCGCCGCGGCCAGCAGGCAGTCGTCGGCGGCCGCGAGGCGGCCGCCATCCTGCGCCGCGCCGTCGTACGCCGCGTCACCCGCCGCTGA
- a CDS encoding stealth conserved region 3 domain-containing protein, with translation MALTDRLGGKVRSAMRRARRDGPLDVVYVLFNADGMGGTARSGIEQANALLSLGEGHRVRILSVTRSGDATHYPLVDGLEVTYLVDVRPERPVAVSGDHPAELAQRESTIVPRSWDALYNALTDATMREALAGIDADVLVTTTPELLAAVAQLAPADVALVHQEHRASSSRVNDLGALLQFAPRADVVVSLTESMSRWLAGRLGGAAPELQVIPNPLPAHPQPRSPLDQGTFVTAGRLAPEKQFEHVVDAFWRVHEQLPGWTLTIWGDGPRADNLAAQVRKLGLEDRVRLPGSTDDLAAEWARASVAVLASRGEGYPLVLQEAMSAGVPPVTYDCPSGPREMITHDVDGLLVPPASKAALAAAMLRIAADDDFRGRLGAAALERSRSWDGQVLARRWVETFRTAVARRADPLAPRRVLHGLRPGPLGDLPETSGAAGVTPAQARTTALRALTAAADAAGEGWFVVPARGLDPHPVVVVPSSRRGAFLAALAAGSLPDWLSVRDPAERGWPERRGTVAVMADELARTRTATLFLEPWPMRGGHDGLLAEGVEVGVQFWEEAPDGDLLAPGPNRYGDRVPAGTPRTTTTVEAVEVPTLEVMALPTVDDCRFDVDVVYTWVDGDDEAWLAARDERIRELGGTPSARAGGASRYRSRDELRYSMRSIHLFAPWVRRIHLVTAGQVPSWLDTGHDRVRVVDHREILPASALPTFSSHAIETRLHAVADLADHFVYVNDDVFLGRPRRPEHFFSPGGQYAAFVADHRAVGLPGTDDRPYLSAAHNNRRVLADAFGVALTHTMMHSPHPQRRTTLEEIAARFPDEVERTTHAPFRSASDLSLLSSFAQSYGLITGQAYRAGARHGYVDLGHQQLPAQLGQMLKRDRDFFCIADNLLAAFDEERADGLLHDFLERYFPIPAPWERS, from the coding sequence GTGGCACTCACCGACAGGCTCGGCGGCAAGGTGCGCTCCGCGATGCGCCGCGCGCGCCGCGACGGCCCGCTCGACGTCGTCTACGTCCTCTTCAACGCCGACGGCATGGGCGGCACCGCCCGCTCTGGCATCGAGCAGGCCAACGCCCTCCTGAGCCTCGGCGAGGGCCACCGGGTCCGCATCCTGAGCGTCACGCGCAGCGGCGACGCGACCCACTATCCGCTGGTCGACGGGCTCGAGGTCACCTACCTCGTCGACGTACGCCCCGAGCGCCCGGTCGCCGTCTCCGGCGACCACCCCGCCGAGCTGGCCCAGCGCGAGTCGACGATCGTGCCCCGCAGCTGGGACGCGCTCTACAACGCCCTGACCGACGCCACGATGCGTGAGGCGCTTGCCGGCATCGACGCCGACGTCCTCGTCACCACGACCCCCGAGCTGCTGGCCGCGGTGGCCCAGCTCGCGCCCGCCGACGTGGCGCTGGTGCACCAGGAGCACCGGGCGTCGTCGAGCCGGGTCAACGACCTCGGCGCGCTGCTGCAGTTCGCCCCGCGCGCCGACGTGGTCGTCTCCCTGACCGAGTCGATGTCGCGCTGGCTCGCCGGCCGGCTCGGCGGGGCCGCGCCCGAGCTGCAGGTGATCCCCAACCCGCTCCCCGCACACCCCCAGCCCCGCTCCCCGCTCGACCAGGGGACGTTCGTCACCGCCGGCCGGCTCGCGCCGGAGAAGCAGTTCGAGCACGTCGTCGACGCCTTCTGGCGCGTCCACGAGCAGCTGCCGGGCTGGACCCTCACCATCTGGGGCGACGGGCCGCGCGCGGACAACCTCGCCGCCCAGGTGCGCAAGCTCGGCCTCGAGGACCGCGTACGCCTGCCCGGCTCGACCGACGACCTCGCCGCCGAGTGGGCCCGGGCCAGCGTGGCCGTGCTCGCCTCGCGCGGGGAGGGCTACCCGCTCGTCCTGCAGGAGGCGATGTCGGCCGGGGTGCCCCCCGTGACCTACGACTGCCCGTCGGGCCCGCGCGAGATGATCACCCACGACGTCGACGGACTCCTCGTGCCGCCGGCCTCCAAGGCCGCGCTGGCTGCCGCCATGCTGCGGATCGCCGCCGACGACGACTTCCGCGGCCGACTCGGCGCCGCCGCCCTCGAGCGCTCGCGCTCCTGGGACGGGCAGGTGCTGGCACGCCGGTGGGTCGAGACGTTCCGCACCGCCGTCGCACGCCGCGCCGACCCGCTGGCACCGCGACGGGTGCTGCACGGCCTGCGACCCGGCCCGCTCGGCGACCTCCCCGAGACCTCGGGCGCGGCCGGCGTCACCCCCGCGCAGGCGCGTACGACGGCGCTGCGGGCGCTGACCGCGGCCGCGGACGCCGCCGGCGAGGGCTGGTTCGTGGTGCCGGCGCGCGGCCTCGATCCCCACCCGGTGGTCGTCGTCCCGTCCTCGCGACGCGGCGCGTTCCTCGCCGCCTTGGCCGCGGGGTCGTTGCCCGACTGGCTGTCGGTGCGCGACCCGGCCGAGCGCGGGTGGCCCGAGCGCCGGGGCACGGTCGCGGTCATGGCCGACGAGCTCGCCCGCACCCGCACCGCCACGCTGTTCCTCGAGCCGTGGCCGATGCGCGGCGGCCACGACGGACTCCTGGCCGAGGGCGTCGAGGTCGGCGTGCAGTTCTGGGAGGAGGCGCCCGACGGCGACCTGCTCGCGCCCGGACCCAACCGCTACGGCGACCGCGTGCCGGCCGGCACCCCGCGCACCACGACGACCGTCGAGGCCGTTGAGGTGCCGACGCTCGAGGTGATGGCGCTGCCCACCGTCGACGACTGCCGCTTCGACGTCGACGTCGTCTACACCTGGGTCGACGGCGACGACGAGGCCTGGCTCGCCGCCCGCGACGAGCGGATCCGCGAGCTCGGCGGCACCCCGAGCGCCCGCGCCGGCGGCGCGTCGCGCTACCGCAGCCGCGACGAGCTGCGCTACTCGATGCGCAGCATCCACCTCTTCGCGCCGTGGGTGCGGCGCATCCACCTCGTGACCGCCGGGCAGGTGCCGTCGTGGCTCGACACGGGTCACGACCGGGTGCGGGTCGTCGACCACCGCGAGATCCTGCCCGCGTCGGCACTGCCGACGTTCAGCTCGCACGCGATCGAGACCCGCCTCCACGCCGTGGCCGACCTCGCCGACCACTTCGTCTACGTCAACGACGACGTCTTCCTGGGCCGCCCGCGGCGCCCCGAGCACTTCTTCTCCCCCGGCGGCCAGTACGCCGCGTTCGTCGCCGACCACCGCGCCGTCGGCCTCCCCGGCACCGACGACCGGCCCTACCTCTCGGCGGCGCACAACAACCGTCGCGTGCTCGCCGACGCCTTCGGGGTGGCGCTGACGCACACGATGATGCACAGCCCGCACCCGCAGCGGCGTACGACGCTGGAGGAGATCGCGGCCCGCTTCCCCGACGAGGTCGAGCGCACCACGCACGCGCCGTTCCGCTCGGCGAGCGACCTCTCGCTGCTGTCGTCCTTCGCCCAGAGCTACGGCCTGATCACCGGCCAGGCGTACCGGGCCGGCGCCCGCCACGGCTACGTCGACCTGGGCCACCAACAGCTCCCGGCCCAGCTCGGCCAGATGCTCAAGCGCGACCGCGACTTCTTCTGCATCGCCGACAACCTGCTCGCCGCCTTCGACGAGGAGCGCGCCGACGGGCTGCTGCACGACTTCCTGGAGCGCTACTTCCCGATCCCCGCGCCGTGGGAGAGGTCCTAG
- a CDS encoding aromatic ring-opening dioxygenase LigA → MTSIVVGVVMAIAGVVVWIVVSTTLADQRITVSDDASCAAGDGVNGPLSAYCQADVIDKHTLEMTGGKTYAELDREDPNREVAMDSAFLQASLFTSVVAFGVSAMAFVLGIVLALIGLALRAPAERV, encoded by the coding sequence TTGACATCCATCGTGGTCGGGGTCGTCATGGCGATCGCCGGGGTCGTGGTCTGGATCGTGGTCTCCACGACGTTGGCCGACCAGAGGATCACCGTGTCCGACGACGCCTCGTGTGCCGCGGGAGACGGGGTCAACGGCCCCCTGTCGGCCTACTGCCAGGCCGACGTCATCGACAAGCACACCCTGGAGATGACGGGCGGCAAGACCTACGCCGAGCTCGACCGCGAGGACCCCAACCGGGAGGTCGCCATGGACTCGGCGTTCCTGCAGGCGTCCTTGTTCACGTCGGTCGTCGCCTTCGGGGTCTCCGCGATGGCGTTCGTGCTCGGCATCGTGCTGGCCCTCATCGGGCTCGCGCTCCGCGCCCCGGCAGAGAGGGTGTGA
- a CDS encoding DNA polymerase domain-containing protein translates to MAKASEAYVRAGEREVRISSPDRVIYEATDRTPAVTKLMVAEYFTSVEEGLMRALRDRPTALERWTSGVRPGMKLATGPQDRDADAFYQKRVPKGAPDYLESVAITFPSGRTAEEICPTEIAVPVWCAQMGALTFHPWPVRRDDVDHPDELRIDLDPQPGTTFADAVRVAGVARELLADLGMTGYAKTSGNRGIHVYVRIEPRWEFAEVRHAAIAFGRELEKRDDGVTTAWWKEERGERIFVDFNQNTRDRTIASAYSLRPLPGAPVSTPLAWDELASLTSPADLNLFSVPSRLAVDGDPWASIDDVHHSLQPLLDLWEEHPVELNFPPDHPKMPGEPPRVQPSKKVESHWDADGNRIAD, encoded by the coding sequence ATGGCAAAGGCGTCGGAGGCGTACGTCCGGGCGGGGGAGCGCGAGGTCAGGATCTCCTCGCCGGACCGGGTGATCTACGAGGCGACCGACCGCACGCCGGCGGTCACCAAGCTGATGGTCGCGGAGTACTTCACGAGCGTCGAGGAGGGCCTGATGCGGGCCCTGCGGGACCGGCCGACGGCGCTCGAGCGGTGGACGTCCGGCGTGCGGCCGGGCATGAAGCTGGCGACCGGACCCCAGGACCGCGATGCCGACGCGTTCTACCAGAAGCGGGTGCCCAAGGGCGCGCCCGACTACCTCGAGTCCGTCGCGATCACCTTCCCCTCCGGGCGCACGGCCGAGGAGATCTGTCCGACCGAGATCGCGGTGCCCGTCTGGTGCGCGCAGATGGGCGCGCTGACCTTCCACCCGTGGCCGGTGCGGCGCGACGACGTCGACCACCCCGACGAGCTGCGCATCGACCTCGACCCCCAGCCCGGCACGACCTTCGCCGACGCGGTGCGGGTCGCCGGGGTGGCCCGCGAGCTGCTCGCCGACCTCGGCATGACGGGCTACGCCAAGACCTCGGGCAACCGCGGCATCCACGTCTACGTCCGCATCGAGCCGCGGTGGGAGTTCGCCGAGGTGCGGCACGCCGCGATCGCGTTCGGCCGCGAGCTGGAGAAGCGCGACGACGGCGTGACCACCGCGTGGTGGAAGGAGGAGCGCGGCGAGCGGATCTTCGTCGACTTCAACCAGAACACGCGCGACCGCACCATCGCCTCGGCCTACTCGCTGCGTCCCCTGCCCGGCGCCCCGGTCTCCACGCCGCTGGCGTGGGACGAGCTGGCCTCACTCACCTCGCCGGCCGACCTCAACCTCTTCTCGGTGCCCTCGCGCCTCGCCGTCGACGGCGACCCGTGGGCGTCGATCGACGACGTGCACCACTCGCTCCAGCCGCTGCTCGACCTGTGGGAGGAGCACCCGGTCGAGCTCAACTTCCCGCCCGACCACCCCAAGATGCCCGGCGAGCCGCCGCGGGTGCAGCCGTCGAAGAAGGTCGAGTCGCACTGGGACGCCGACGGCAACCGGATCGCCGACTGA
- the msrB gene encoding peptide-methionine (R)-S-oxide reductase MsrB translates to MAYDVQKTDEQWREELTPEEYAVLRQAGTERAFTGEYTDTETEGTYSCKACGSELFTSDTKFHSGCGWPSFYQPMTDTVEYIEDDSHGMKRVEVRCATCGSHLGHVFPDGFGTPTGDRYCINSISITLNEKK, encoded by the coding sequence ATGGCCTACGACGTGCAGAAGACCGACGAGCAGTGGCGCGAGGAGCTCACCCCCGAGGAGTACGCCGTGCTGCGCCAGGCGGGCACGGAGCGCGCGTTCACCGGCGAGTACACCGACACCGAGACCGAGGGCACCTACTCGTGCAAGGCCTGCGGGTCGGAGCTGTTCACCAGCGACACCAAGTTCCACTCCGGGTGCGGGTGGCCGAGCTTCTACCAGCCGATGACCGACACGGTGGAGTACATCGAGGACGACTCCCACGGCATGAAGCGCGTCGAGGTCCGCTGCGCGACCTGCGGCTCGCACCTGGGTCACGTCTTCCCCGACGGCTTCGGCACGCCGACCGGCGACCGCTACTGCATCAACTCGATCAGCATCACGCTCAACGAGAAGAAGTAG
- the hemQ gene encoding hydrogen peroxide-dependent heme synthase gives MSTESTETQTNAARTRDLNDTIRYTMWSVFKLRDVLGDADRAAEATDVQALFEVLAEQDVVVRGLYDVSGLRADADLMVWWHAADSQQLQGAYNAFRRTSFGSRLEPVWSQMALHRPAEFNKSHIPAFLADEEPRAHVCVYPFVRSYEWYLLEDSERRRMLSQHGQQARGYADVRANTVASFALGDYEWMLAFEADELHRIVDLMRELRASDARRHVREEVPFYTGARVTPAELLERLP, from the coding sequence ATGAGCACCGAGTCGACCGAGACGCAGACCAACGCCGCCCGCACGCGGGATCTCAACGACACGATCCGCTACACGATGTGGTCGGTCTTCAAGCTGCGCGACGTCCTGGGCGACGCCGACCGCGCGGCCGAGGCGACCGACGTCCAGGCCCTCTTCGAGGTGCTCGCCGAGCAGGACGTCGTGGTGCGCGGGCTCTACGACGTCAGCGGCCTGCGCGCCGACGCCGACCTGATGGTCTGGTGGCACGCCGCCGACTCCCAGCAGCTGCAGGGCGCCTACAACGCGTTCCGACGCACCTCCTTCGGCAGCCGCCTCGAGCCGGTGTGGTCGCAGATGGCGCTGCACCGTCCGGCGGAGTTCAACAAGTCGCACATCCCGGCGTTCCTCGCCGACGAGGAGCCGCGCGCGCACGTGTGCGTCTACCCGTTCGTGCGGTCCTACGAGTGGTACCTCCTCGAGGACTCCGAGCGTCGTCGCATGCTCTCCCAGCACGGCCAGCAGGCGCGCGGCTACGCCGACGTGCGGGCCAACACCGTCGCGTCCTTCGCGCTCGGCGACTACGAGTGGATGCTCGCCTTCGAGGCCGACGAGCTGCACCGGATCGTCGACCTGATGCGCGAGCTGCGCGCGTCCGACGCGCGTCGCCACGTGCGCGAGGAGGTGCCGTTCTACACCGGCGCCCGCGTGACGCCGGCCGAGCTGCTCGAGCGCCTGCCCTGA
- a CDS encoding FAD-dependent oxidoreductase gives MRRDAVVVGGGIAGLVAARGLAATGRDVLLLEGSPQVGGKLRTGEVAGLRVDVGAEAMLARRLEGLALAEEVGAQVVHPTPATSAVWSRGALRTMPRSLMGVPFDLDQLAASGVLSPEGLARASAEADVPVTSDDVSVGDLVAARLGDELVDRLVEPLLGGVYAGHARRISAAAAVPQLLAMARRGRLLDQAASVPASVAPVFAALPGGMGRLPGLVVDGGRFEARTSATVRALQRTPTGWALTVGPTTSAETVEADAVVLATPAAPTARLLGDVLPDAAAELGTIEAASVAVVTLAFRSRDVPEALFDRSGFLVPPVERRAIKASTFSFAKWAWVRDLDPDVVVLRTSLGRHRQEATLQAGDGDLVRVSLADLATIAGITARPVDTHVQRWGGALPQYAVGHLDRVARIRASVAGAPGLAVCGAAYDGVGIPAVIGSARQAVASVTRAE, from the coding sequence GTGAGGCGTGACGCTGTGGTGGTGGGTGGCGGGATCGCCGGGCTGGTGGCCGCGCGAGGGCTCGCCGCCACCGGACGCGACGTGTTGCTCCTCGAGGGCTCGCCGCAGGTCGGCGGCAAGCTGCGGACCGGCGAGGTGGCCGGGCTGCGGGTCGACGTCGGTGCCGAGGCGATGCTCGCCCGCCGTCTCGAGGGGCTCGCGCTCGCCGAGGAGGTCGGCGCGCAGGTCGTGCACCCGACGCCGGCGACGTCGGCGGTCTGGTCGCGCGGGGCCCTGCGCACCATGCCCCGCTCGCTGATGGGTGTCCCGTTCGACCTCGACCAGCTCGCGGCCAGCGGGGTCCTCAGCCCCGAGGGGCTGGCCCGGGCGAGCGCCGAGGCCGACGTCCCCGTCACCTCCGACGACGTCTCCGTGGGCGACCTGGTGGCCGCCCGCCTCGGCGACGAGCTCGTCGACCGGCTCGTCGAGCCGCTCCTCGGCGGGGTCTACGCCGGCCACGCGCGCCGCATCTCCGCGGCCGCCGCCGTGCCCCAGCTGCTCGCGATGGCCCGCCGCGGCCGCCTGCTCGACCAGGCCGCCTCGGTGCCCGCCTCCGTCGCGCCCGTCTTCGCGGCGCTGCCGGGCGGGATGGGCCGGCTGCCCGGCCTCGTCGTCGACGGCGGCCGCTTCGAGGCGCGCACCTCGGCCACCGTCCGCGCGCTGCAGCGCACGCCGACGGGCTGGGCGCTCACCGTCGGGCCCACCACGAGCGCCGAGACCGTCGAGGCCGACGCCGTCGTCCTGGCCACCCCGGCCGCGCCCACCGCCCGCCTGCTCGGCGACGTTCTCCCCGACGCCGCGGCGGAGCTGGGGACGATCGAGGCGGCCAGCGTCGCCGTGGTCACGCTGGCCTTCCGGTCCCGGGACGTGCCCGAGGCGCTCTTCGACCGCTCCGGCTTCCTCGTGCCGCCCGTCGAGCGCCGCGCGATCAAGGCCTCGACCTTCTCCTTCGCCAAGTGGGCGTGGGTGCGCGACCTCGACCCCGACGTGGTGGTGCTCCGCACCTCGCTCGGGCGCCACCGCCAGGAGGCCACCCTCCAGGCCGGCGACGGCGACCTCGTGCGGGTCTCCCTCGCCGACCTGGCGACGATCGCCGGCATCACCGCGCGCCCCGTCGACACCCACGTGCAGCGGTGGGGCGGCGCGCTGCCGCAGTACGCCGTCGGGCACCTCGACCGGGTGGCGCGGATCCGCGCCTCGGTGGCGGGGGCTCCGGGACTGGCGGTGTGCGGGGCGGCGTACGACGGCGTCGGCATCCCCGCGGTGATCGGGTCGGCCCGGCAGGCCGTGGCCTCGGTCACACGGGCAGAATGA
- a CDS encoding NYN domain-containing protein yields MDSSPAADRIAVMIDADNTRPSYANEVLSEVAKYGNPTIRRVYGDWTNAHLTQWSRKLNSLGLRAMHQNAYTSGKNSTDLALVIDAMDLLYDGNVEAFALVTSDSDFTSLAHRLRESGKWVYVLGESKAPESLRNACDKFIDLAVVADQTDDSDDDTAVDADTDDTAGATTPSINLQSALTRAVNAVSDDDGWALLPALGNQLIRTHPSFDARNFAGPGARLSTLVTAQPYLETSGTGNAMLVRLKGHKPATQKTTQKTTQKTAQKTAQKPVGRRSAAKKSAAKKSAAAPTSEKAPEKAPEKAPEKAAEKAAEKAPEKAAEKAPEKAAEREPETPTVKATVRTTTRRASAKRS; encoded by the coding sequence ATGGACTCCTCCCCAGCAGCCGACCGGATCGCCGTGATGATCGACGCCGACAACACGCGGCCGTCCTACGCCAACGAGGTGCTCAGCGAGGTCGCCAAGTACGGCAACCCCACGATCCGGCGGGTCTACGGCGACTGGACCAACGCCCACCTCACGCAGTGGTCGCGCAAGCTCAACAGCCTCGGCCTGCGGGCGATGCACCAGAACGCCTACACGTCGGGGAAGAACTCGACCGACCTCGCGCTCGTGATCGACGCGATGGACCTGCTCTACGACGGCAACGTGGAGGCGTTCGCGCTGGTCACCAGCGACAGCGACTTCACCAGCCTCGCCCACCGCCTCCGCGAGTCGGGCAAGTGGGTCTACGTGCTCGGCGAGAGCAAGGCTCCGGAGTCGCTGCGCAACGCGTGCGACAAGTTCATCGACCTGGCCGTCGTCGCCGACCAGACGGACGACAGCGACGACGACACCGCCGTCGATGCCGACACCGACGACACGGCCGGGGCGACCACCCCCTCGATCAACCTGCAGAGCGCGCTCACCCGGGCGGTCAACGCCGTCTCCGACGACGACGGCTGGGCGCTGCTGCCGGCGCTGGGCAACCAGCTGATCCGCACCCACCCGTCGTTCGACGCGCGCAACTTCGCCGGTCCCGGGGCGAGGTTGAGCACCCTCGTCACCGCTCAGCCCTATCTGGAGACCTCGGGCACGGGCAACGCGATGCTGGTCCGGCTCAAGGGCCACAAGCCGGCGACGCAGAAGACGACGCAGAAGACGACGCAGAAGACGGCCCAGAAGACGGCCCAGAAGCCGGTCGGCCGGAGGTCGGCGGCGAAGAAGTCGGCGGCGAAGAAGTCGGCGGCGGCGCCGACGAGCGAGAAGGCCCCTGAGAAGGCCCCTGAGAAGGCCCCCGAGAAGGCCGCCGAGAAGGCCGCCGAGAAGGCTCCTGAGAAGGCCGCCGAGAAGGCTCCTGAGAAGGCGGCGGAGAGGGAGCCCGAGACCCCCACCGTGAAGGCGACGGTGAGGACGACCACGCGGAGGGCGTCGGCGAAGCGGTCCTGA
- a CDS encoding DUF202 domain-containing protein: protein MTSTEHPGDETPRRARRKEDDIKTTLAWERTAMALLVVAVATARHTWSILGPAALVPVAGLTVLTLWVLAEGWRRYGADRRDRRHYRAIGGPTLVLAATTALAAATELVHMVAR, encoded by the coding sequence ATGACGAGCACGGAGCATCCCGGCGACGAGACGCCTCGTCGCGCCAGGCGCAAGGAGGACGACATCAAGACCACCCTGGCGTGGGAGCGCACGGCGATGGCCCTGCTGGTGGTGGCCGTCGCCACCGCCCGCCACACCTGGTCGATCCTGGGGCCGGCCGCCCTGGTCCCGGTCGCCGGGTTGACCGTGCTCACGCTGTGGGTCCTGGCCGAGGGGTGGCGCCGCTACGGCGCCGACCGCCGCGACCGCCGCCACTACCGCGCGATCGGCGGGCCGACCCTCGTGCTCGCCGCGACGACCGCACTGGCCGCCGCCACCGAGCTGGTCCACATGGTCGCCCGGTGA
- a CDS encoding DUF202 domain-containing protein, producing the protein MAGRSRRPRWVYGEGDDPDYSASLANERTFLAWIRTALALLAGGVALDVVDLSIPAGAQRAIALALIVLALVAAALTWLRWGLAERSMRRGASLPPLGFGALLTLVIVGVCAVLLALLW; encoded by the coding sequence GTGGCCGGGCGCAGCCGCCGCCCCCGGTGGGTCTACGGCGAGGGCGACGACCCCGACTACAGCGCGAGCCTCGCCAACGAGCGGACCTTCCTGGCCTGGATCCGCACCGCGCTGGCCCTGCTCGCCGGCGGGGTCGCCCTCGACGTGGTCGACCTCTCCATCCCCGCGGGCGCCCAGCGCGCCATCGCCCTCGCCCTGATCGTCCTCGCCCTGGTCGCCGCGGCGCTGACCTGGCTGCGGTGGGGGCTGGCCGAGCGGTCGATGCGCCGTGGCGCGTCGCTGCCGCCCCTCGGGTTCGGGGCGCTGCTCACGCTGGTGATCGTCGGGGTGTGCGCCGTCCTGCTCGCCCTGTTGTGGTGA
- a CDS encoding AI-2E family transporter: MPIPAADPDERGRPGRRAGASWNGALPRGLIVLLGLAAAFVVISGMRASSSLIGSAFLALVLTIAVHPLRVRLDRHLWGWLATALCVLLVAVLAIGLAASIVVAVARFATLLPQYKDDFNQALSDAMGVLERVGVSTEQIRHVLDGLDLGKFLGLATDALSDVYGLVSGLVFMLALVLFMTADGRSFGHQLDAVATDRPDLVAALRSFAHDTRRYLLVSTAFGLLAAVLDTIALTLLDLPAPLVWGLLAFLTSYIPHIGFVIGLVPPAVLALLEGGPSLFVTVVAVYLAVNFVIGSVIHPRVVGNSVGLTSTLTFLSLLFWAGVIGPVGAILAVPLSILVRSLLVDADPASRWLSPLVANRDPA; encoded by the coding sequence GTGCCCATTCCAGCCGCAGACCCGGACGAGCGGGGCCGACCCGGGCGGCGTGCCGGCGCCTCGTGGAACGGCGCGCTGCCGCGCGGCCTGATCGTGCTGCTCGGCCTGGCCGCGGCGTTCGTGGTGATCTCCGGCATGCGCGCCTCGTCGAGCCTGATCGGGTCCGCCTTCCTCGCCCTGGTCCTCACGATCGCCGTGCATCCACTCCGGGTGCGGCTCGACCGTCACCTGTGGGGATGGCTGGCGACCGCACTGTGTGTGCTGCTGGTCGCCGTCCTCGCGATCGGCCTGGCGGCGTCGATCGTGGTGGCCGTCGCCAGGTTCGCGACCCTGTTGCCGCAGTACAAGGACGACTTCAACCAGGCGCTCTCCGACGCGATGGGGGTCCTCGAACGGGTGGGTGTCTCGACCGAGCAGATCCGCCACGTCCTCGACGGCCTCGACCTGGGCAAGTTCCTGGGCCTGGCCACCGACGCCCTGTCGGACGTCTACGGCCTCGTCTCCGGCCTGGTCTTCATGCTCGCGCTGGTGCTGTTCATGACCGCCGACGGCAGGTCCTTCGGGCACCAGCTCGACGCCGTGGCCACGGACCGGCCCGACCTGGTCGCCGCTCTGCGCAGCTTCGCCCACGACACGCGTCGCTACCTCCTGGTCTCCACGGCGTTCGGCCTCCTCGCGGCCGTCCTCGACACCATCGCCCTGACCCTCCTCGACCTCCCCGCGCCGCTGGTGTGGGGGCTGCTGGCCTTCCTGACCAGCTACATCCCGCACATCGGCTTCGTCATCGGACTGGTGCCGCCGGCCGTCCTCGCCCTGCTCGAGGGTGGCCCGAGCCTGTTCGTGACGGTGGTGGCGGTCTACCTGGCGGTCAACTTCGTGATCGGCTCGGTGATCCACCCCCGCGTCGTCGGCAACTCGGTTGGGCTGACCTCCACCCTGACGTTCCTCTCCCTGCTCTTCTGGGCCGGGGTGATCGGGCCCGTCGGCGCCATCCTGGCCGTGCCGCTCTCGATCCTCGTCCGCTCGCTCCTCGTCGACGCCGACCCGGCCAGCAGGTGGCTGTCCCCGCTGGTCGCCAACCGGGATCCCGCCTAG